The Ciconia boyciana chromosome 17, ASM3463844v1, whole genome shotgun sequence genome contains a region encoding:
- the LHX1 gene encoding LIM/homeobox protein Lhx1, whose amino-acid sequence MVHCAGCKRPILDRFLLNVLDRAWHVKCVQCCECKCNLTEKCFSREGKLYCKNDFFRCFGTKCAGCAQGISPSDLVRRARSKVFHLNCFTCMMCNKQLSTGEELYIIDENKFVCKEDYLNNSNTAKENSLHSATTGSDPSLSPDSQDPSQDDAKDSESANVSDKETGSNENDDQNLGAKRRGPRTTIKAKQLETLKAAFAATPKPTRHIREQLAQETGLNMRVIQVWFQNRRSKERRMKQLSALGARRHAFFRSPRRMRPLVDRLEPGELIPNGPFSFYGDYQSEYYGPGSNYDFFPQGPPSSQAQTPVDLPFVPSSGPSGTPLGAMDHPLPGHHPSSEAQRFTDIMSHPPGDSPSPEPNLPGSLHSMSAEVFGPSPPFSSISVNGGANYGNHLSHPPEMNEAAVW is encoded by the exons ATGGTTCACTGTGCAGGCTGCAAAAGGCCAATCTTGGACCGGTTTTTGTTGAATGTACTGGACAGGGCTTGGCATGTGAAGTGTGTTCAGTGCTGTGAATGTAAATGCAATTTGACAGAGAAATGCTTTTCGCGAGAAGGCAAGCTTTACTGCAAAAACGACTTCTTTCG GTGTTTCGGGACCAAGTGCGCGGGCTGTGCCCAGGGCATCTCCCCCAGCGACCTGGTCCGCAGGGCGCGGAGCAAAGTGTTCCACTTGAACTGTTTTACGTGTATGATGTGTAACAAGCAACTCTCCACCGGCGAGGAGCTCTACATCATAGACGAAAACAAGTTTGTCTGCAAAGAAGATTACCTAAATAACAGCAATACTGCCAAAGAAAACAGCCTGCATTCAG CCACCACCGGCAGTGACCCCAGCCTGTCCCCCGACTCCCAAGACCCCTCCCAGGACGACGCCAAGGACTCGGAAAGCGCCAACGTGTCCGACAAGGAGACGGGCAGCAACGAAAACGACGACCAGAACCTGGGGGCCAAGCGGCGGGGACCCCGCACCACCATCAAAGCCAAACAGCTAGAGACTCTGAAAGCCGCCTTCGCGgccacccccaaacccacccgGCACATCAGGGAGCAGCTGGCGCAGGAGACCGGCCTCAACATGCGGGTCATCCAG GTCTGGTTCCAGAACCGGCGCTCCAAGGAGCGGCGCATGAAGCAGCTGAGCGCGCTGGGCGCCCGCCGGCACGCCTTCTTCCGCAGCCCGCGCAGGATGCGGCCGCTGGTGGACCGGCTGGAGCCCGGGGAGCTCATCCCCAACGGGCCCTTCTCCTTCTACGGAG ATTATCAGAGCGAGTATTACGGCCCTGGAAGCAATTACGATTTCTTCCCGCAAGGACCTCCTTCGTCTCAAGCTCAGACCCCCGTGGATCTCCCTTTCGTGCCCTCCTCGGGGCCGTCAGGCACTCCCCTGGGGGCCATGGATCACCCCCTGCCCGGACATCACCCCTCCAGTGAGGCTCAGCGCTTCACTGACATCATGTCGCACCCCCCCGGAGACTCGCCCAGCCCCGAACCCAACCTGCCCGGGTCCTTGCACTCCATGTCCGCGGAAGTTTTTGGCCCCAGCCCTCCATTTTCTTCGATATCCGTCAACGGTGGTGCTAACTATGGCAATCACTTGTCACATCCACCAGAAATGAAtgaagcagctgtgtggtag